ataagttagtataactttaaaaactttttgtacaAATATacatggtttttttattttttccttttttttttcttttttcttttttttgcactGAGTTTCAGCAGagattaaacattttatataaatgactcTTAAAGCTTTACACCTTGGGACCAGTGTACCTTCTCGTGCAGAATACATTTAGATATAAAAAGACGTTATTAATACATTGCacagttttcaaaatttaaaaacaaaaccgaACGCTGCTCTGCGGCAGCCGCCGCCGGTTGCTGCTACATGAACGGTCCCAGCCGAGGCCCAGCGCCCTTCCAACGTCCGCTGCCCCGGCAGGTTCCCTCGGGGCTCTTTGGGCTCTAAACTGCGAGGAGAGGGGCGGTCAGCAAAGCCGGCGGGGACCCGGCGGGTCGGCCCTCCGCGCCCCCCAGGTGCGCTGTACTcacttggctcaccgcagcctcttgCGCGGGGTCTGCTCCACCGAGCCCACGCCAGGGGCGGCGCTTGGAGAGGGACACGGCGCGGGGACATCGCCCGACGACTTCTCAGGCGCTGATCTCTTGCGCTTGGCGAAGAAATCTGCGGGCGACAGTGCGCGCGGCCGGTCAGGGCGGGGCCGGCCCGGAGACCCGAGAGGGGGCCGGGAGAGGGCGCGGGGCGCGGGCCGGCCGGGGTGGGGGCGCCGTCCCCGCCCGCGCCGAGGTCCGCGGCGGGTCAGCTTTGTTTACGTCGCCGCGCAATGTGCTGTGTAAGCATTTCCCCTTGTCCCGCGGCCAAGCCCCCCGGGGCCGCCGCCGCGCTTAACCCCCTCCACGCCGTGCTCACGGCGCCCGGCCGCGCCCGGGGAGGGGCTCCCGCGGCCGGGGGCGAAAACTGCGCTCCCGGGGGGTCGCGGCCGGGATTCAGCCTCCCACCCCGCCCGCGCAAAGCCGCTGGAGGGCACAACaacggggcggggagggggggtAAGGGCGCAGCCGCGCCCTGAGCGCTGCGGGCCCTTTAATGCCACGGGAGGAGGCGGGAACCCAGCGAGGCCCCCGAGGGCTGGGGGAACCGGCCGGCCGGACAAAgcggggccgggccgggccggggcggggccgtGCGGGGCTCACCGGAGATCAGAGGCCCGGACAGCTTCTTGATCGCCGCGCCGTTGGCGCTGGCGGCCGCGGTGCCGGCCGCGGGACGTCCCGAAATCCCCGAGTGCAGCTGGTCAGCGAGAGGCTCCTGGCCGCGCTGCCCCTGGTTCGCGCCCTGCTCGGCGCTCTCTTGAGGCGCCGCgtccggggccggggccggggcgggggccggggccggggccggggccggggctggggccggggccgCGACTGGAGCCGGGGCCGGAGCCGgagccggggccggggccggggccaggACCGCGACCGCGACCGGAGCCGCGACCGGAGCCAGAGCCGGGGCCGGGGCTGGAGCCAGGAccggggctgggggcggggtggACGCCGGGGCCGGGACCGGGACACTAGGCAGCTGCTCCGGCGCCTCCTCGAGGCCGTCGAGGGACTCAGCGGCCGGCTCGAGGGGCGGGCTGACAGCCACCGCGACCGCGACGGGCCGCGGCGCCAGCAGCAGGCGGCAGCGCCCCACCTGCACCGTCTCGCGGTAGAACGCGGGCACCGAGTCGCTGTCCACTTCGGTCCACTGCAGGCGTCCAGGGCCCCGCAGCGGCATGTCCTGCTGGAAGTCGTAATCCCAGCGGTTCTGGTCCTCGGCGTTCAGCTCGGCCAGGCGGGCCTGCAGCTCGCGGCTCAGCTCCTCGTGGTCCACCGGCCCGAAGAGGCTGCGGCAGGCGCTGGTGCGCACAAGTACTGGGAAGGTCCCACGGGCGACAAGACGCTCCATCGTGGATGTGCTGCGGAGGGACGCGTCGGACATGGCCCGGGGCTGCGCAAACGCGGGCAGCGAGAGAGGAGAGGACAGCGagaagaaggggaaaggagaggaggagagggcgGAGGCCGGGCGCAAGGGAGACCCCGCGCCGCCCGACTCTGCGTGTGCGAGGGACGCGGCGGCTACCTGGCTGTCCGGTGGTGGACTCTTCTGCGTCGGGTTCGCCTGTCTCGTCCGGACGGCAGCCGCGCCCCCTCGATGCCTGCTGGCTAGCTCGCTCGCTCGGGCCTGGCCGGCACCCCTCGAGCACAGCGCACTTGGCCTGTGGAACGCCCAGCCCGCCTGCGCCCCCTTTATACGCGCGGGCCCCACCCCCGTGCGCGCGGGCCCGGCCGCGATTAGCATAATGTAGTATTTTCAGTTTCAACAACACCACGGCGATTGGCGGCCGCCCCGCTGCCCCGCCCCGCCGCGGCCCGGCCCCCGCGCACCGCCCATTGGCCGCGCGCACACCCaccgggggcggggcggggcgcgcgGCCGGGGCGCGCGGCTGATTGGCGGCCGCGGGGCGAGCGCGCTGTAGCAGGGGAAGGGGGCGGtgagcggggcgggggcgggagtTAAAGGGCGCTGCGGGCGGTAACGTGACACCGCGACGCCCCGCCCCCTCGCCCCATCCCCCCTGCaacactcccccacccccccgGCTCCCGCCCCCCGCCGGCTCCTTTGTCTGCAGGCGGGGGCCTCAGCCCAGCGCGGCAGGGGCCGGCTCCTGGCGGGTCCGGTGTCCGGCCAGGCCCAACTCGACCCCGGCCCGGTCCGGACCCCGGCGCCCAGCTCCGTCCCGCGCTCGCCCGTGGGCCTCCTGCGCCAGCTGACGAGGCTTGGACCCGCCGCTGCCAGCTCGGCCCTGGCCTGCGCCGGATGGGGTCTTCGGCTGCCCCCGCGCGGCCTGCTGCTGCTGGGCTGGTGTCCCTTCGAGGGCTCCGCGCGCCTGGAGCCCTCACACACCTGCTGGCCCTAAGGCCCTCGAGTCGGGAGGGGGGACAGGGGTCAGCTCCACTCTTTCCCCGAGGGACCATGTGTGGGACACCTTGAGAGACTCCCACCAGCCCCCTGGAGCTGGAGTCTGAAGCCGCTATCTGCGGAGGCCCACCCTGCCCAGTAGATGGAACAGAGGCTGAGCCCATCATGTCACTGTCGGGGGTCCCAGCCCTTCTCAGCCTTGGGCCAGACCACTCCAGCCCCGGGATCTGCCTGTCCAGGCTGGCTGGAAGCTGTTGTACTGGGTAAAAGTGAAAGATCTGCCCGAGGTCATAGGGGAAGGGGCTGTGAAGGACCATGCCCCTCCCCCGCCTGCAGCCCTTCCTGGTACAGACCTTGGTCgtgcgcgcacgcacacacacacacacacacacacgcacgcacacacacggtgCTTCACCCCAGCCAGGCCAGACCAAAAGAGACCATTATTTCCTGCTGCCTCCCTTTTGGCCCACCTACCATGAGGCAGGGAGCCCCCTCCTCAAACCAGGAGCCTCCCAGATCGGGAGGGGGACTGTCAGACACCTGTTGGAGGGTCCAGCAGCCAATGAGATCTAAGCCCCTATCTCAGGTGAGCCTGTGAGCCAGCAGAGAGAcatctgggagggagggaaggtgagGTCCCCTGAACCCCAACCAGCCTGCCTTTGAGTCCCaagacacccccacccccatggaACGCTGTGGCAGTGTGCAGCTGCAGCTGGGGGAGCAGGGCGAGTCTTCTGGGTCTCAGGGAAGCGAGATCTGAAGTGAGGGGGGTGAACTGGATGGGACAGGGCGTTAACCCAGGAGAGGGGCCAGGGCCATTCTTGGCTCTTGATGGTGGAACCAAAAGCCACGATTTATGTGCAACTTCATATTCTTCTCTGTGCACAATTTACAAATTTCCCGCAACAAGCCCAGATGTCACAATTTTCATCTTAGGAAAACAAAGAGAAGCTGAAGAAGGCTCCCCAGGCCCTGCGAACCCCTCAAGCAGGGCTCATGTCAACTGGCCTGGGGGCAGAAAGAGGCAAAGTCTAGTCTGCTCCATGCCCCTATGCTGCCACCTCCCCAGAGACTAGGAGCAAAGGGCTAGAGTGGGTAGTGACCTAGAGGCCCCCGGATACCCACACTCCAACCATCAGGACTCATTGGCCTTGGTGACACCCCTCAGAGGGTGTAGCTGCCATCATCCTGTGTTATAGAAGAGCAGCAGAGACCGCGTCAGCCGCTGAGGCCGCACAGCTGGAAGGAAGCAGGGCTCAGAACTCCCGGGCTGCCTGGCTTTCTGGTTTGGTTTCCACTTAGGTTTCCcacttttatttttccactttacCAGCTTAATTACAGAGTCAAACCCAGTGCTATGGGGATTCCTCCGTCTTGGCCTCGTTAGAAGCTGAGAGGTGACCTGCTCTAAGTCTGTCACTCTGAATTCGATCAAAGATGGTACCCAATAGCTTTTTAAACCTGCACGTCCCAGGAGCGGGGCTGTGTCCCCCCCGCCCAAGCCAGGGACACACCTGGAGGAAGGCACCCCAGGAGCTGGGGGCTGGGAGTTCCAGGCTCTGAGAGGAGGCCCAATGGGCCCAGAAGCAAGCAAACATCTGTCTAGGTGCAACAATCAAGCtctatttttgtaattaaaaatgtatcccaagggaaaaaagaaacaaaaggaacaaTATTTGTACTCTATGTTGCTGCAGAGAGCAGAACTGCGGAGGGGGTGCTAGTCCCAAGGGGTGGGCTGTGCTGTGCTAGTGCCCTAAATCCTGCAAGCGTGGGGTTGGGGGGGCGGGGGAGACCGCTGTGGGGGGTCGTGAGTTCCGGGCCCTTGTGTGCATGTTCACGTCCTGTCATTCTTGCCCCCAGCTGA
This genomic window from Pan troglodytes isolate AG18354 chromosome 9, NHGRI_mPanTro3-v2.0_pri, whole genome shotgun sequence contains:
- the CDKN1C gene encoding cyclin-dependent kinase inhibitor 1C isoform X4 gives rise to the protein MERLVARGTFPVLVRTSACRSLFGPVDHEELSRELQARLAELNAEDQNRWDYDFQQDMPLRGPGRLQWTEVDSDSVPAFYRETVQISSPSARDQRLRSRRAMSPRRVPLQAPPLAWARWSRPRARGCGEPKPKEPRGNLPGQRTLEGRWASAGTVHVAATGGGCRRAAFGFVFKF
- the CDKN1C gene encoding cyclin-dependent kinase inhibitor 1C isoform X1, yielding MSDASLRSTSTMERLVARGTFPVLVRTSACRSLFGPVDHEELSRELQARLAELNAEDQNRWDYDFQQDMPLRGPGRLQWTEVDSDSVPAFYRETVQVGRCRLLLAPRPVAVAVAVSPPLEPAAESLDGLEEAPEQLPSVPVPAPASTPPPAPVLAPAPAPALAPVAAPVAVAVLAPAPAPAPAPAPAPVAAPAPAPAPAPAPAPAPAPAPDAAPQESAEQGANQGQRGQEPLADQLHSGISGRPAAGTAAASANGAAIKKLSGPLISDFFAKRKRSAPEKSSGDVPAPCPSPSAAPGVGSVEQTPRKRLR
- the CDKN1C gene encoding cyclin-dependent kinase inhibitor 1C isoform X3, encoding MSDASLRSTSTMERLVARGTFPVLVRTSACRSLFGPVDHEELSRELQARLAELNAEDQNRWDYDFQQDMPLRGPGRLQWTEVDSDSVPAFYRETVQISSPSARDQRLRSRRAMSPRRVPLQAPPLAWARWSRPRARGCGEPKPKEPRGNLPGQRTLEGRWASAGTVHVAATGGGCRRAAFGFVFKF
- the CDKN1C gene encoding cyclin-dependent kinase inhibitor 1C isoform X2, producing MERLVARGTFPVLVRTSACRSLFGPVDHEELSRELQARLAELNAEDQNRWDYDFQQDMPLRGPGRLQWTEVDSDSVPAFYRETVQVGRCRLLLAPRPVAVAVAVSPPLEPAAESLDGLEEAPEQLPSVPVPAPASTPPPAPVLAPAPAPALAPVAAPVAVAVLAPAPAPAPAPAPAPVAAPAPAPAPAPAPAPAPAPAPDAAPQESAEQGANQGQRGQEPLADQLHSGISGRPAAGTAAASANGAAIKKLSGPLISDFFAKRKRSAPEKSSGDVPAPCPSPSAAPGVGSVEQTPRKRLR